One stretch of Pradoshia sp. D12 DNA includes these proteins:
- a CDS encoding 3-hydroxyacyl-CoA dehydrogenase — MNYKNVTVAGSGVLGSQIAFQTAFKGFNVTIYDINESAIEQAKNRITDLEDTYIAYFKNEQEAARSAQSRIQYATDLKIATANADLVIEAIPELKEIKINFYTELSKVAPEHTVFATNSSTMLPSDFAEYTGRPEKFLALHFANRVWMNNTGEVMPHPQTDDQVVEDVLQFAAAIGMVPLHIKKEQPGYILNSLLVPLLDAAQNLWGNGVADPYTIDKTWMIATGAPLGPFAIIDVVGLETVYNIVSTKAAKHPNPEQNPFKDIADLVKTEFINKGKLGMKTGEGFYKYPNPAYKKKDFLQP, encoded by the coding sequence ATGAATTATAAAAATGTGACAGTTGCAGGCAGTGGGGTTTTAGGGAGTCAAATCGCTTTTCAAACAGCCTTTAAAGGCTTTAATGTCACCATTTATGATATTAATGAGAGCGCCATTGAACAAGCAAAGAATCGTATCACCGATTTAGAAGATACCTACATTGCCTATTTTAAAAATGAACAGGAAGCAGCCCGGTCTGCTCAATCACGTATTCAATATGCAACAGACTTAAAAATCGCAACAGCTAATGCCGACTTGGTCATCGAAGCTATTCCAGAGTTAAAAGAAATCAAAATTAACTTTTACACTGAGTTGAGTAAAGTTGCACCTGAACATACGGTGTTTGCAACAAACTCTTCTACGATGCTTCCTAGTGATTTTGCCGAATATACCGGACGTCCGGAGAAATTCCTGGCCCTGCACTTCGCAAACCGCGTTTGGATGAATAATACTGGAGAAGTCATGCCACATCCTCAAACTGATGACCAAGTGGTTGAAGATGTATTGCAATTCGCAGCCGCAATTGGAATGGTTCCGCTCCATATAAAAAAAGAGCAACCTGGCTATATTCTAAACAGCTTACTCGTTCCATTACTGGATGCAGCCCAAAATCTATGGGGAAATGGAGTAGCGGATCCATATACAATCGATAAAACATGGATGATTGCTACAGGTGCACCTCTTGGACCATTTGCGATTATTGATGTAGTCGGTTTGGAAACAGTTTATAACATCGTCAGTACTAAAGCAGCAAAGCATCCAAATCCAGAGCAAAATCCATTCAAGGACATTGCAGATTTAGTCAAAACAGAATTTATTAACAAAGGCAAATTGGGTATGAAAACAGGGGAAGGATTCTATAAATATCCGAATCCAGCCTATAAGAAAAAAGACTTTCTACAGCCTTAA
- a CDS encoding HNH endonuclease signature motif containing protein: MSKARSGVCELCLRNDVERTIHHLIPREYGGGPNDTSKLCIPCHKQIHALYPNLDLAVRLNTIEKLRDDPEIKKYLKWIVKQPAGKLPRIKKSGYKAGKR; the protein is encoded by the coding sequence ATGAGTAAAGCAAGGAGCGGTGTATGTGAACTCTGTCTACGAAATGATGTCGAACGGACGATTCACCATTTAATTCCACGCGAATATGGTGGGGGCCCCAATGATACCTCCAAGCTATGCATTCCATGCCATAAACAGATACATGCTCTTTATCCAAATTTGGATTTGGCTGTCAGACTTAATACGATTGAGAAACTGAGAGATGATCCTGAAATCAAGAAATATTTAAAGTGGATTGTAAAGCAGCCGGCAGGTAAATTACCGCGTATAAAAAAATCCGGCTATAAGGCCGGAAAAAGGTGA
- a CDS encoding spore germination protein: protein MPALVGSVQVLNAGSGIIQFGDSLVISPKYATKSVNGSGSGITGGIIFDTNGLSGNSVIGINGVDQPISANN, encoded by the coding sequence ATGCCTGCTCTTGTAGGTTCCGTTCAAGTCCTTAATGCAGGAAGCGGAATTATTCAATTCGGCGACTCTCTGGTTATCTCCCCAAAATATGCAACTAAAAGTGTGAATGGATCAGGTTCTGGAATTACCGGTGGAATTATTTTTGATACAAATGGACTTAGCGGAAACTCCGTTATTGGTATAAATGGGGTTGATCAGCCCATCTCTGCGAATAATTAA
- a CDS encoding spore germination protein GerPE: MWERTSIVDHIHVSILSRGSTFDIGELQYSYSVDNVLAYQREQEIFYGQEGDFGDYKVFYTVPDFEPIEEMVHINFENVNPYLFVDCIRTQAISASSLLQVGNGRFIRSETRVMNVRQLLNRPKNERREET; the protein is encoded by the coding sequence ATGTGGGAAAGAACATCGATAGTCGATCATATTCATGTATCCATTTTATCAAGGGGATCTACATTTGATATAGGAGAACTTCAATATAGTTACTCAGTTGACAATGTCCTTGCCTATCAGCGGGAACAGGAAATTTTTTACGGACAGGAAGGTGATTTCGGAGATTACAAAGTATTTTACACAGTTCCTGACTTTGAACCAATTGAAGAAATGGTCCATATCAATTTTGAGAATGTTAATCCATACCTTTTTGTTGATTGCATCCGAACACAGGCCATCTCTGCTTCCTCTTTATTACAGGTAGGAAACGGCCGGTTTATCCGATCCGAAACTAGAGTCATGAATGTAAGACAGCTTCTTAATCGGCCCAAAAATGAAAGAAGGGAGGAAACTTAA
- the gerPC gene encoding spore germination protein GerPC, which translates to MQQDLTQFLHYLQNTLEYQQQAIRKLEEDVKRLKEELTEAKHQAPIRVDRIEYKFDQLKVERLEGTLNIGLTPSDLEKIDELAINNHTPPGPFLFPSRDEFVHQLTSEVLLDLNNQKDEIFKRAEHICEQKADETMRSFIMEDLARQLPQRIHHYLDQTPPHNRTEQKIPAIREQILEVLKTDIENAIIRFIEVYPDSMKEQ; encoded by the coding sequence GTGCAGCAGGATTTAACCCAATTCCTACACTACTTACAAAATACGCTGGAATATCAACAGCAGGCTATCCGCAAACTGGAAGAAGACGTAAAGAGATTAAAAGAAGAATTAACAGAGGCAAAACATCAGGCACCGATTCGAGTCGATCGGATAGAATATAAATTTGACCAACTGAAAGTGGAAAGATTGGAGGGTACCTTAAATATTGGGCTAACCCCATCAGATTTAGAAAAAATCGATGAGTTGGCCATCAATAATCACACTCCTCCCGGTCCATTTCTCTTTCCATCCAGGGATGAATTTGTCCATCAACTAACGAGCGAGGTTTTACTTGACCTAAATAATCAGAAGGATGAAATCTTTAAAAGAGCCGAACATATCTGCGAACAAAAAGCGGATGAAACCATGCGCTCCTTTATCATGGAGGATCTAGCCCGGCAGCTTCCTCAGCGCATTCATCATTATTTGGACCAAACGCCACCTCATAACCGGACTGAGCAAAAAATCCCGGCAATTCGGGAGCAAATATTAGAAGTACTCAAAACAGATATCGAAAACGCCATCATCAGATTTATAGAGGTTTATCCTGATTCAATGAAGGAGCAGTGA
- a CDS encoding spore germination protein GerPB, producing MNIFVKQTIMINTIKINAIANASVLQIGSAGIIKSKSLMTNSGGFEAPAPEAHHPLFETEEDSPQVQVQNRKG from the coding sequence TTGAACATCTTTGTTAAGCAAACGATTATGATTAATACCATTAAAATTAACGCAATCGCCAATGCATCCGTCCTGCAAATCGGCAGTGCCGGTATCATCAAGTCCAAGTCACTCATGACCAATTCCGGTGGCTTTGAGGCACCTGCTCCGGAAGCGCACCATCCCCTTTTTGAGACTGAAGAAGATTCTCCGCAGGTTCAAGTCCAGAATAGGAAAGGATGA
- a CDS encoding spore germination protein, whose protein sequence is MPGIVGVVQILSVGSSGVFNVGDIYKVTPYSNAKTFSGAGSFNTGDYVAVNNPYSATNTFDADVVDQPIAFTL, encoded by the coding sequence GTGCCAGGTATTGTAGGTGTTGTCCAAATTCTCAGTGTAGGGAGCAGCGGTGTATTTAATGTGGGGGATATTTACAAGGTCACTCCCTACTCTAATGCTAAAACATTTTCCGGAGCGGGTTCATTTAATACGGGTGATTATGTGGCTGTAAACAATCCTTACAGTGCTACGAATACGTTTGATGCAGATGTTGTCGATCAACCAATTGCATTTACGTTATAG
- a CDS encoding DUF418 domain-containing protein: MQSITDKQRIHVVDFLRGISIVGILLVNMLDFHSPFLYLELDYWDNNLDLYTYALIDILAQGNFYPLFAFLFGFGTIILMTRAEQKGISFPVLFTRRMIFLLLLGIIHAFLIWHGDILITYAVCGLLLLLVYRLKGKTLLRLSVWLYTIPYGIFGLLILLLELLTPTSGLLNTDFSKINKAIEIYSSGTFTEIFSLRFNDWAAVNGPANMFFLFLSVFPCILAGMAFAKLEWLTNLKVHQKKLQIMFLVSLPIGLLLKMYPYLSSQNYATEFWQDIFGGPLLTLAIITGITLIYEQSPKVRKMAVPFVRLGRMSLTNYLMHSILCTLIFYSYGLGLYGEVGAFMGTLLAVLIILFQMVYTKYWLRSFRMGPIEYGWRIVTYWDKASFKREKVYDTF; encoded by the coding sequence TTGCAATCCATAACGGATAAACAAAGGATACATGTGGTTGATTTTCTGCGTGGGATTTCAATTGTAGGAATTTTATTGGTCAATATGCTCGATTTTCATTCGCCTTTTTTGTATCTTGAATTAGATTATTGGGATAACAATCTAGATCTCTATACATATGCACTCATTGATATTTTGGCACAGGGGAATTTTTATCCGCTTTTTGCCTTTTTGTTTGGGTTCGGTACGATTATTTTAATGACTAGGGCAGAACAAAAGGGGATATCGTTTCCTGTTTTATTTACAAGGCGGATGATCTTTTTACTATTGCTGGGCATAATTCATGCATTTTTAATTTGGCATGGTGATATTTTAATCACATATGCCGTCTGTGGATTACTTTTGCTGCTTGTTTATCGATTAAAGGGTAAAACATTGCTTCGTTTATCAGTATGGTTATATACCATTCCTTATGGAATATTTGGGCTGCTCATTCTACTGCTCGAATTATTGACCCCAACATCTGGATTGTTAAATACCGATTTTTCAAAAATAAATAAAGCCATTGAAATCTATTCAAGCGGGACGTTCACTGAGATTTTTTCACTGAGATTTAATGACTGGGCTGCTGTCAATGGACCGGCAAATATGTTTTTTTTATTTTTATCCGTTTTTCCATGTATTTTGGCAGGAATGGCATTTGCCAAATTGGAATGGCTCACCAATCTGAAGGTTCATCAGAAAAAGTTACAGATCATGTTCCTTGTATCATTGCCTATAGGACTGCTTTTGAAAATGTATCCGTATCTGTCGAGCCAAAATTATGCTACTGAATTTTGGCAGGATATTTTTGGTGGGCCCCTCCTGACACTGGCCATTATAACAGGGATTACTCTTATTTATGAGCAATCTCCAAAGGTTAGAAAAATGGCTGTTCCTTTTGTCAGACTGGGAAGAATGTCGCTTACAAATTACCTTATGCACTCCATTCTATGTACGCTGATCTTTTATTCATATGGACTAGGGCTATATGGCGAAGTGGGAGCTTTTATGGGTACTTTATTAGCTGTATTGATTATCCTGTTTCAAATGGTATATACAAAATATTGGTTACGCTCTTTTAGAATGGGACCAATTGAATATGGCTGGAGAATCGTTACTTACTGGGACAAAGCATCATTCAAGCGGGAAAAGGTATATGATACATTTTAA
- a CDS encoding fumarylacetoacetate hydrolase family protein, producing MKFSTVNDNGQAVAGLIDQDLFYSLEVIRQSSEVLKGLPTSLQALIEESETWLPKLQGWVQAAEKTEGKSIDSLIWLAPLPRPHKNIFCVGKNYAAHATEFDGGVPPEDMIVFTKAPTAVNAHKQVVPLHTEVTNELDYEGELAIVIGKKGTSISREKAYDHVFGYTILNDITARDLQSKHQQYFLGKSLDGTCPMGPWIVSKDHVPHPYDLEIKTKVNGETRQHARTSLFLFPIDEIIATISKGITLEPGDIIATGTPAGVGKGFKPPRYLKDGDVIEITIESVGTLKSIISK from the coding sequence ATGAAATTTTCAACCGTCAATGATAATGGACAAGCAGTAGCAGGACTGATTGATCAGGATTTATTTTATTCTTTAGAAGTAATTAGGCAATCCAGTGAGGTACTGAAAGGATTGCCAACTTCTTTACAGGCTTTGATTGAAGAATCTGAAACATGGCTGCCAAAGCTTCAGGGATGGGTACAAGCTGCAGAGAAAACAGAAGGTAAATCAATCGACTCTTTAATATGGCTGGCTCCTCTTCCGCGTCCGCACAAAAATATTTTTTGTGTAGGTAAAAATTACGCTGCACATGCTACTGAATTTGATGGCGGGGTTCCACCGGAGGATATGATTGTATTTACGAAGGCTCCAACCGCAGTCAATGCCCATAAACAAGTTGTGCCTCTTCATACAGAAGTAACGAATGAGCTGGACTATGAAGGGGAATTGGCTATTGTAATTGGCAAAAAGGGAACCTCTATTTCCCGTGAAAAAGCTTATGATCATGTTTTTGGATATACCATCTTAAACGATATTACAGCAAGAGATTTGCAATCAAAGCATCAGCAATATTTCCTGGGAAAAAGCCTGGATGGTACGTGTCCAATGGGTCCATGGATTGTTTCAAAAGATCATGTGCCACATCCGTATGATCTGGAAATTAAAACAAAAGTAAACGGGGAAACAAGGCAGCATGCCAGAACGTCATTATTTTTGTTTCCAATTGACGAAATCATCGCTACTATTTCGAAGGGAATTACGCTGGAGCCTGGCGACATTATTGCGACCGGTACACCGGCAGGAGTAGGAAAAGGGTTTAAACCACCGCGTTATTTAAAAGACGGGGATGTGATTGAAATAACTATAGAATCGGTTGGGACTTTAAAATCTATCATTTCTAAATAA
- a CDS encoding YisL family protein, which translates to MSGSTYEHIFMWVLSIVVFLVSLKMTGKNLKIMMMINRVLYILIIATGIMMLMNVSNISGEYIAKTIIGVWVIAAMEMTNVKRSKGKNHKSFFIQFWIAFVLVLLLGFRLPIGIQLFG; encoded by the coding sequence ATGAGCGGGTCTACTTATGAACATATTTTTATGTGGGTATTATCTATTGTTGTGTTCTTAGTATCTTTAAAAATGACAGGTAAAAATTTAAAAATAATGATGATGATTAATAGGGTACTATACATATTAATTATTGCAACAGGTATCATGATGTTAATGAATGTTTCCAATATTAGTGGTGAATACATCGCCAAGACGATTATTGGTGTTTGGGTAATCGCTGCAATGGAAATGACAAACGTGAAGCGATCAAAAGGAAAGAATCACAAATCTTTCTTCATCCAGTTTTGGATTGCGTTTGTTTTAGTGTTATTGCTAGGCTTTAGATTACCTATTGGTATTCAATTATTCGGATAA
- a CDS encoding GNAT family N-acetyltransferase, with the protein MRFTERTLRIFKYAEIEAKRTTNIIYPVHLVLGMLLERTGVCAELSIKNPELRELLVKRIKEVYSNTYEHGISYEPFKMNISLSTNQVLIHASNRMKRFNQIYLNEGHLSDAIFKSKDFSTYSILDGLDVSSILGIMSSPRDMAVPLKDYEFLSILTSNINYRKAEPNDAASLKVFVESEFGARWLDSIENGFLKDNIPIFIALDDNQIIGFACFDVVRKRKGLFGPMGTTLSNRVQGIGFILLHHCLREMQEIGYEYAIIGQAGPLEFYEKACNAVVIPRN; encoded by the coding sequence TTGAGATTTACGGAACGTACCTTGAGAATTTTTAAATATGCAGAAATAGAAGCCAAAAGGACAACTAATATCATTTATCCAGTTCATTTAGTATTAGGAATGTTGCTTGAAAGGACAGGTGTCTGTGCTGAGCTATCTATTAAGAATCCAGAACTTCGGGAGCTATTAGTTAAGCGGATTAAAGAAGTGTACTCGAATACTTACGAACATGGAATCAGTTATGAGCCCTTTAAAATGAACATTTCTTTATCGACTAATCAGGTGTTAATACATGCAAGTAACCGAATGAAACGCTTTAACCAGATTTATTTAAATGAAGGACATCTTTCTGATGCAATATTTAAAAGTAAGGATTTTTCAACCTATTCCATATTGGATGGCTTAGATGTTTCCAGCATACTTGGAATAATGTCTTCCCCGAGAGATATGGCTGTTCCTCTGAAGGATTATGAATTCCTAAGTATTTTAACAAGTAATATAAATTATCGGAAAGCGGAGCCAAATGATGCCGCATCGTTAAAAGTCTTTGTGGAAAGTGAATTTGGAGCTAGGTGGCTAGACTCAATTGAAAATGGGTTTTTAAAAGATAATATTCCTATTTTCATCGCTTTAGACGATAACCAAATTATTGGATTCGCTTGCTTTGATGTAGTAAGAAAAAGGAAGGGATTGTTCGGTCCGATGGGTACTACTCTATCAAATCGAGTCCAAGGAATAGGATTCATTCTCCTTCATCATTGTTTAAGAGAGATGCAGGAAATAGGCTATGAATATGCAATCATCGGGCAGGCTGGACCACTGGAATTTTATGAAAAAGCGTGCAATGCTGTCGTGATTCCAAGGAATTAG
- a CDS encoding copper homeostasis protein CutC has protein sequence MILECIVENEKDAIKAEQLGFNRLELVSAMSEGGLTPSYGTIKRVIENVKIPVQVMLRPHSYSFEYDEFDWMSMKEELQAFSDLGVQGIVFGCLRNGKIDQDLLEKVIKEVPHFDITFHRAFDELKSYVEGLEVLCQYSQHVKRILTSGGERRAYEGRETLQQLITLTDVWSGPEILIGGGLVKEHIQELHSFLNAKEYHFGSGVRKDRSFANGFDTEKIEYLLELFGRK, from the coding sequence ATGATTTTGGAATGTATAGTGGAAAATGAAAAAGATGCCATTAAAGCAGAGCAGCTTGGATTTAACCGTTTGGAATTAGTGTCTGCCATGTCGGAAGGCGGACTAACCCCAAGTTATGGAACAATAAAACGTGTAATCGAAAATGTGAAGATACCTGTTCAGGTGATGCTGCGACCGCATAGCTATTCTTTTGAATATGATGAGTTCGATTGGATGTCGATGAAAGAAGAGCTTCAAGCCTTTTCAGATTTGGGTGTACAAGGGATTGTATTTGGCTGCTTGAGGAATGGGAAAATCGACCAGGATCTACTGGAGAAAGTGATAAAGGAAGTACCGCATTTTGATATTACGTTCCATAGGGCGTTCGATGAACTAAAGTCTTATGTAGAGGGACTCGAAGTGCTTTGTCAGTACTCCCAGCATGTAAAGCGGATTCTAACTTCCGGCGGTGAAAGAAGAGCCTATGAAGGCAGGGAAACACTACAGCAGCTGATTACTTTAACAGATGTATGGTCGGGTCCTGAGATATTAATCGGCGGTGGCCTGGTTAAGGAGCATATTCAGGAATTGCATTCATTCCTGAATGCAAAGGAATACCATTTTGGGTCAGGGGTCCGAAAAGACCGTTCTTTTGCCAATGGGTTCGACACCGAAAAAATAGAGTACTTACTCGAGTTATTTGGAAGAAAGTGA
- a CDS encoding DNA topology modulation protein → MKKIMLIGSGGSGKSTLARQLGEKLNINVYHLDSLFWKPKWVGVPKEEQIQVQYELVTKEYWIIDGNYSSTMDIRINAADTIIFLDIPRTICIYRAFKRMFQYQNKTRPDMGEGCEERFSFEFLKWIWEYPKKQKTKTVSVSAVIKMIMNSLYVKVGWMGWCLFSFRSIENFFIDIG, encoded by the coding sequence ATGAAAAAAATCATGCTTATTGGTTCTGGAGGTTCAGGGAAATCAACTTTAGCAAGACAACTAGGTGAAAAGTTGAATATAAATGTCTATCATCTTGATTCATTATTTTGGAAACCTAAATGGGTAGGCGTTCCTAAAGAGGAACAAATACAGGTTCAATATGAGTTAGTAACAAAAGAATATTGGATTATTGATGGTAATTACAGTAGCACGATGGATATAAGGATAAATGCAGCCGATACGATAATCTTTCTTGATATACCGAGAACAATCTGCATTTACAGAGCATTTAAAAGAATGTTCCAATATCAAAATAAAACAAGACCAGATATGGGAGAAGGCTGTGAGGAGAGATTTTCTTTCGAGTTTTTAAAATGGATCTGGGAATATCCAAAAAAGCAAAAAACCAAAACGGTATCTGTAAGTGCAGTAATTAAGATGATAATGAATAGCTTATATGTAAAAGTTGGATGGATGGGATGGTGTCTATTCTCTTTCCGCAGCATAGAAAACTTTTTTATTGATATTGGTTAA
- a CDS encoding DUF1572 family protein has product MSMETEYLRIIKERFKSVKSLGDKAVSQLSEEDIHWALNEESNSVAVIVQHLSGNMVSRWTDFLNSDGEKPNRNREQEFITHLLTKDEMIGILEDGWNTLFKALHNLGGEDLLKKVYIRAESHLVIDAIERQLAHYAYHIGQIVYIGKQIKSKEWESLSIPKGQSEAYLQQMLKKHQS; this is encoded by the coding sequence ATGAGTATGGAGACTGAGTATTTAAGGATTATTAAGGAACGATTTAAAAGTGTTAAAAGTCTTGGAGATAAAGCAGTTTCACAATTATCAGAAGAAGATATACATTGGGCTTTAAATGAGGAATCCAATAGTGTAGCTGTTATCGTACAGCATTTAAGCGGCAATATGGTATCTAGATGGACCGATTTCTTGAATTCGGATGGAGAGAAGCCTAATCGGAATCGGGAACAGGAATTTATAACTCATCTTTTAACAAAGGATGAAATGATCGGTATTTTAGAAGACGGATGGAATACTCTCTTTAAAGCATTACATAATTTAGGCGGTGAAGATTTATTAAAGAAAGTATATATACGTGCGGAAAGCCATTTGGTAATAGACGCTATTGAGAGACAATTAGCTCATTATGCGTATCACATTGGACAAATCGTCTATATAGGTAAACAAATAAAGAGTAAAGAGTGGGAAAGTCTTAGTATACCAAAAGGCCAATCAGAAGCTTATTTGCAGCAAATGCTGAAAAAACATCAATCCTGA
- a CDS encoding DUF2777 family protein yields MKNQLRNQLLSKQLRAYTEGIFENINDQWVFFDEETDEAYPLEEYMNNEISIYRNNRWRKGTLVEDGKLLSGKELIFIKDEDQVRIKKNLQYSLERLLEELRDDAFFQFITTLNSMDFSAYDCIYGYNQLSFSSTAQSSGTNFFIFDNGDYICSVHHHFNEHNKEQNRFEFTLNTGKRMIIEKLVKNKD; encoded by the coding sequence ATGAAAAATCAACTTAGAAATCAACTATTAAGTAAACAGCTGCGAGCATATACAGAAGGAATCTTTGAAAACATCAATGATCAATGGGTCTTCTTCGATGAAGAAACAGATGAGGCATACCCACTTGAGGAATATATGAATAATGAGATATCCATTTATCGTAATAATCGTTGGAGAAAAGGGACATTAGTAGAAGACGGGAAGCTTTTATCGGGCAAAGAGCTTATTTTTATAAAAGATGAAGACCAGGTTCGTATTAAAAAAAATTTACAATACTCTTTGGAACGATTACTGGAGGAATTAAGGGATGATGCTTTCTTTCAATTCATCACGACGTTAAACAGCATGGATTTCTCTGCTTATGACTGTATCTATGGCTATAACCAATTATCCTTTTCATCTACAGCCCAGTCATCAGGCACGAACTTTTTCATTTTTGATAATGGTGATTATATCTGCTCTGTCCACCACCATTTTAACGAGCACAACAAAGAACAAAACCGCTTTGAATTTACCCTAAATACTGGAAAACGAATGATCATTGAAAAATTAGTAAAGAACAAGGATTAA
- the asnB gene encoding asparagine synthase (glutamine-hydrolyzing), producing the protein MCGITGWVEFNRSIDQEKEILIKMTNTLSKRGPDDTNIWDSQHVGLGHKRLIVVDPLCGKQPMIREKNGNQFVLCYNGELYNTEDIRKELLLKGYSFTGHSDTEVLLTAYIEWQEKCVDFFNGIFAFAIWDEAKQQLFVARDRLGVKPFFYSLKNGQFLFGSEIKAIMAHPAVKPVLTREGLAEIFGLGPSRSPGSGVFKNIHELRPGHTLTFNREGLKINRYWNVKSETHQESLDETVEKVRFLVTDAVKRQLVSDVPLCTFLSGGLDSSAITAIAAKQYQMDGKPALNTYSIDYEDNAAHFQANEFQPNADGHWIELMNQEFGTKHHYCVISQEELINNLGEAVIVKDLPGMADIDSSLLWFCRKIKEDYVVGLSGECADEIFGGYPWFHNPEQLSNDTFPWMRSIHERNQLLRQEWRKKLSLEEYVKHKYQESLQETPLLSGESDLETKRRQLFYLNMTWFMTNLLDRKDRMSMGASLEVRVPFADHRLVEYAWNIPWDMKMAGNREKGILRKALKGILPEDVLYRKKSPYPKTHNPLYTKLVKDWLEELLEDGDSPLFEFFDKDQLKALVDTGGSSFKKPWFGQLMSGPQLLAYLIQVHLWFKHYNITLEDS; encoded by the coding sequence TTGTGCGGTATTACTGGCTGGGTTGAATTTAATCGATCTATTGATCAAGAGAAAGAGATTCTCATTAAAATGACAAATACACTCTCAAAACGTGGACCGGATGACACGAATATTTGGGATAGCCAACATGTCGGTTTGGGACATAAAAGGCTCATTGTGGTGGATCCGCTCTGTGGAAAACAACCTATGATCCGTGAAAAAAATGGGAATCAATTTGTACTATGCTACAATGGTGAACTTTACAATACTGAGGATATTCGAAAAGAACTACTATTAAAAGGATATTCATTTACTGGCCATTCGGACACCGAAGTTCTGTTAACTGCCTATATAGAATGGCAAGAAAAATGCGTGGATTTTTTTAATGGGATATTTGCCTTTGCGATTTGGGATGAAGCCAAACAACAATTATTTGTGGCAAGGGATCGATTAGGGGTGAAACCTTTTTTTTATTCCCTGAAAAATGGCCAATTTTTGTTTGGTTCTGAAATAAAAGCTATTATGGCTCACCCGGCAGTCAAGCCGGTTTTGACAAGAGAAGGACTTGCAGAAATATTCGGACTTGGTCCATCTCGATCACCTGGTTCAGGGGTTTTTAAAAATATTCACGAACTCCGCCCAGGACATACCTTAACCTTTAATAGAGAAGGACTTAAAATTAACCGATATTGGAATGTGAAGAGTGAAACACATCAGGAGAGTCTGGATGAAACCGTAGAAAAGGTCCGTTTTCTAGTGACGGATGCTGTAAAAAGACAATTGGTTTCAGATGTTCCGTTATGTACATTCCTATCAGGCGGACTTGATTCAAGTGCCATTACAGCAATCGCAGCCAAGCAATATCAGATGGATGGGAAACCTGCTCTTAATACGTATTCGATTGATTATGAGGATAATGCTGCCCATTTTCAAGCGAATGAATTCCAGCCCAATGCGGATGGACATTGGATTGAACTAATGAATCAGGAATTTGGTACGAAACATCACTATTGTGTCATCAGTCAGGAAGAACTGATAAATAATTTGGGAGAGGCCGTAATTGTAAAAGATTTACCGGGAATGGCAGATATCGATTCTTCCTTGCTTTGGTTTTGCAGAAAAATCAAAGAGGACTATGTCGTCGGTCTTTCTGGAGAATGTGCGGATGAGATTTTTGGAGGCTATCCATGGTTTCATAATCCTGAACAATTATCAAACGATACTTTTCCATGGATGCGCTCTATCCATGAACGAAATCAATTACTTAGACAAGAATGGAGAAAAAAGCTATCTCTTGAAGAGTATGTAAAGCATAAATATCAAGAAAGCCTACAGGAGACACCTTTGCTTTCGGGAGAATCCGACTTGGAAACAAAAAGAAGGCAGTTATTTTATTTGAATATGACCTGGTTTATGACCAATCTATTGGATCGTAAAGACCGAATGAGTATGGGAGCAAGTTTAGAGGTACGTGTTCCATTTGCAGATCATCGTCTAGTGGAATATGCTTGGAATATACCGTGGGATATGAAAATGGCCGGTAACCGGGAAAAGGGAATTCTAAGGAAAGCCTTGAAGGGGATCCTGCCAGAAGATGTTTTATACAGAAAGAAAAGCCCATATCCGAAAACGCATAATCCTCTTTATACAAAGCTTGTGAAGGATTGGCTTGAGGAATTATTAGAGGATGGGGATTCCCCCCTATTCGAATTCTTCGATAAAGATCAGCTGAAAGCCCTTGTTGATACTGGAGGATCTTCATTTAAAAAGCCATGGTTTGGGCAATTGATGTCCGGTCCGCAATTACTTGCTTATTTGATTCAAGTACATTTATGGTTTAAGCATTACAATATTACTTTGGAGGATTCATAA